In Ferribacterium limneticum, a genomic segment contains:
- the aceF gene encoding dihydrolipoyllysine-residue acetyltransferase, producing MSQIIEVKVPDIGDFAEVPVIELYVKVGDSIKVDDAIATLESDKATMDVPSTVDGVIKEVLVQLGSKVGEGSVLIKVETGGAATAAPAPAAQAAAPAPAPAAAPVAAAPAAGGGVVEVKVPDIGDFAEVPVIELYVKVGDSIKVDDAIATLESDKATMDVPSTVAGTVKEVLVQLGSKVGEGTVLIKVETGASAPAAAPQAAAPAPAAVAAPVAAPAAAPVAAAPAALAPALAVGAKVHASPSVRAYARELGVDLNKVPATGPKNRIVKEDLTKYVKGVMSGAVAGPAAAAGGASLGGGLDLLPWPKVDFAKFGEIEVKPLSRIKKISGQNLSRNWVMIPAVTYHEDADITDIEAFRVLLNKENEKGGGAKLTMLAFLMKACVKGLQKFPEFNSSLDGDNLVLKKYFNIGFAADTPNGLVVPVVKNVDKKSVFELAQESGDLAKQARDGKLKPADMSGACFTISSLGGIGGTYFAPIVNAPEVAILGVNKSAMKPVWDGKAFVPRLVLPLSLTADHRVIDGALATRFNVYIAQLLADFRRVAL from the coding sequence ATGAGCCAAATCATTGAAGTCAAAGTCCCCGATATCGGCGATTTCGCCGAAGTGCCGGTGATCGAGTTGTACGTCAAGGTCGGCGACAGCATCAAGGTCGACGACGCCATTGCCACGCTGGAATCGGACAAGGCGACGATGGATGTGCCTTCCACGGTCGACGGCGTGATCAAGGAAGTTTTGGTGCAACTCGGTTCCAAGGTCGGCGAAGGTTCCGTGCTGATCAAGGTTGAAACGGGTGGCGCCGCTACCGCTGCGCCAGCCCCGGCCGCCCAGGCTGCTGCACCGGCGCCGGCCCCCGCGGCTGCTCCGGTTGCCGCTGCCCCTGCCGCTGGCGGTGGCGTGGTTGAAGTCAAGGTGCCGGATATCGGCGATTTCGCCGAAGTCCCGGTCATCGAGCTCTACGTCAAGGTCGGCGACAGCATCAAGGTGGACGATGCGATCGCCACGCTGGAATCCGACAAGGCGACGATGGATGTTCCATCCACCGTCGCTGGTACGGTCAAGGAAGTGCTCGTTCAACTCGGCTCCAAGGTCGGCGAAGGCACGGTTCTGATCAAGGTGGAAACCGGCGCTTCGGCTCCGGCAGCCGCACCGCAAGCTGCTGCACCGGCACCTGCCGCTGTGGCCGCCCCGGTTGCTGCGCCAGCCGCCGCGCCTGTCGCTGCTGCCCCGGCTGCACTGGCCCCGGCTCTGGCTGTTGGCGCCAAGGTTCACGCCTCGCCGTCGGTCCGCGCCTATGCCCGCGAACTCGGTGTCGACCTGAACAAAGTGCCGGCTACCGGCCCGAAGAACCGCATCGTCAAGGAAGACCTGACCAAGTACGTCAAGGGCGTCATGTCCGGCGCCGTTGCCGGCCCGGCTGCTGCCGCTGGCGGCGCCAGCCTTGGCGGCGGGCTCGACCTGCTGCCGTGGCCGAAGGTCGATTTCGCCAAGTTCGGCGAGATCGAGGTCAAGCCGCTGTCGCGCATCAAGAAGATTTCCGGCCAGAACCTGTCGCGCAACTGGGTGATGATCCCGGCCGTGACGTATCACGAAGATGCCGACATCACCGACATCGAAGCCTTCCGCGTACTGCTCAACAAGGAAAACGAAAAGGGTGGCGGCGCCAAGCTGACCATGCTGGCGTTCCTCATGAAGGCTTGCGTCAAGGGCCTGCAGAAATTCCCGGAATTCAATTCCTCGCTCGATGGCGACAATCTGGTGCTGAAGAAATATTTCAACATCGGTTTCGCTGCGGACACGCCGAACGGTCTGGTCGTCCCGGTAGTCAAGAACGTCGACAAGAAGTCGGTCTTCGAACTGGCGCAGGAATCGGGCGATCTGGCCAAACAAGCGCGTGACGGGAAGCTCAAGCCGGCCGACATGTCCGGCGCCTGCTTCACGATTTCCAGCCTGGGCGGCATCGGTGGCACCTACTTCGCGCCTATCGTCAATGCGCCGGAAGTCGCCATCCTCGGCGTCAACAAGTCGGCCATGAAGCCGGTCTGGGACGGCAAGGCTTTCGTGCCGCGCCTCGTCCTGCCTCTGTCGCTGACCGCCGATCACCGCGTTATCGACGGTGCGCTGGCGACCCGCTTCAATGTCTATATCGCGCAGCTGCTGGCCGACTTCCGTCGCGTCGCGCTGTAA
- the aceE gene encoding pyruvate dehydrogenase (acetyl-transferring), homodimeric type, with translation MAEQPNNLPDPADLDPQETKEWTDALDSVITQEGADRAHFLIEKLIGQAREDGIDLPYSANTEYINTIPADQQPKYPGNPDMEIKLHSYIRWNAMAMVVRANKDTNVGGHIASFASAAALYDVGFSHFWRSINDPSGGDLIFFQGHSVPGVYSRAFMLGRLTEEQMDNFRQETGGKGISSYPHPWLMPDFWQFPTVSMGLGPIQAIYQARFMKYLDSRGLAKAGDRKVWAFLGDGETDEVESLGAIGMAGREKLDNLIFVINCNLQRLDGPVRGNGKIIQELESEFRGAGWNVIKLVWGTHWDALFTRDKKGILKKRMMELCDGEYQTFKAKNGAYVRENFFNTPELKELVADWTDDEIWQLNRGGHDIFKIFAAYDRAIKTKGAPTLILAKTIKGFGMGQAGEAMNTSHQQKKMDKEQIGRFRDRFNLPVPDDQLYELPYLKFAEDSEEHKYMMQRRVDLGGFLPQRRRKAEPLAIPSLDSFAALLKASGEGRELSTTMAIVRIMNMMLKDKNVGKNVVPIVPDESRTFGMEGMFRSVGIWNQQGQNYVPEDHDQLMFYKESKTGQVLQEGINESGAMSDWIAAATSYSVHNVQTIPFYICYSMFGMQRVLDLCWAAGDQRARGFLIGGTAGRTTLNGEGLQHEDGHSLILSNLIPNCISYDPTFQYEVAVVTQDGMRRMFQEQEDVFYYLTVMNENYEHPEMPVGAEADIIKGMYAFKKGAESAGPRVQLLGSGTIFREVIAAADLLKADWGVEADLWGCPSMNELARNGIDTQRWNMLHPLEEPKLSHVEEKLAGAKGPVIAATDYIKLFSEQIRPFVKAPYVTLGTDGFGRSDTREKLRHFFEVDRHWVTLAALKALADNGEIKREVVAAALVKYNLDPNKPNPMSV, from the coding sequence ATGGCCGAACAACCGAACAATTTGCCTGACCCTGCCGATCTCGATCCGCAGGAAACCAAAGAATGGACTGACGCCCTCGACAGCGTCATCACCCAGGAAGGCGCCGACCGCGCTCACTTCCTGATCGAGAAGCTGATCGGCCAGGCCCGCGAAGACGGGATCGATCTGCCCTACTCGGCCAACACCGAATACATCAACACCATTCCGGCCGACCAGCAGCCCAAGTACCCGGGCAACCCGGACATGGAAATCAAGCTGCATTCGTATATCCGCTGGAACGCGATGGCCATGGTCGTCCGTGCCAACAAGGACACCAACGTCGGCGGCCACATTGCCTCCTTCGCCTCAGCCGCCGCCCTTTACGACGTCGGCTTTTCGCATTTCTGGCGCAGCATCAATGATCCGTCCGGCGGCGACCTGATCTTTTTCCAGGGCCATTCAGTTCCGGGTGTCTATTCCCGCGCCTTCATGCTCGGTCGCCTGACCGAGGAGCAGATGGACAACTTCCGCCAGGAAACCGGCGGCAAGGGCATTTCGTCCTACCCGCACCCCTGGCTGATGCCCGATTTCTGGCAGTTCCCCACCGTTTCCATGGGCCTCGGCCCGATCCAGGCCATTTATCAGGCCCGCTTCATGAAGTACCTCGACTCGCGCGGACTGGCCAAGGCCGGTGATCGCAAGGTCTGGGCCTTTTTGGGCGACGGCGAGACTGACGAAGTCGAATCCCTCGGCGCCATCGGCATGGCCGGTCGCGAGAAGCTCGACAATCTGATTTTCGTCATCAACTGCAACCTGCAGCGCCTCGACGGCCCGGTGCGTGGCAACGGCAAGATCATCCAGGAACTCGAATCCGAATTCCGCGGTGCTGGCTGGAATGTCATCAAGCTGGTCTGGGGCACCCACTGGGATGCGCTGTTTACCCGCGATAAGAAGGGCATCCTCAAGAAGCGCATGATGGAACTGTGCGACGGCGAGTACCAGACCTTCAAGGCCAAGAACGGCGCCTACGTTCGCGAGAATTTCTTCAACACGCCGGAACTCAAGGAACTGGTCGCCGACTGGACCGATGATGAAATCTGGCAACTGAACCGCGGCGGCCACGACATTTTCAAGATCTTCGCTGCCTACGACCGCGCCATCAAGACCAAGGGCGCCCCGACCCTGATCCTGGCCAAGACCATCAAGGGCTTCGGCATGGGCCAGGCCGGCGAAGCGATGAACACCTCGCACCAGCAGAAGAAGATGGACAAGGAGCAGATCGGCCGCTTCCGCGACCGCTTCAACCTGCCGGTGCCGGACGACCAGCTCTACGAACTGCCTTACCTCAAGTTCGCTGAAGATTCGGAAGAGCACAAGTACATGATGCAGCGTCGCGTCGACCTCGGCGGTTTCCTGCCGCAGCGCCGCCGCAAGGCCGAGCCGCTGGCCATTCCGTCGCTCGACAGCTTTGCCGCCCTGCTCAAGGCATCCGGCGAAGGCCGCGAGTTGTCCACGACGATGGCCATTGTCCGCATCATGAACATGATGTTGAAGGACAAGAACGTCGGCAAGAACGTCGTGCCCATCGTGCCGGACGAGTCGCGCACCTTCGGCATGGAAGGCATGTTCCGCTCGGTTGGCATCTGGAATCAGCAAGGCCAGAACTACGTTCCGGAAGACCATGACCAGCTCATGTTCTACAAGGAGTCGAAGACCGGCCAGGTGCTGCAGGAAGGCATCAACGAATCGGGCGCGATGAGCGACTGGATTGCTGCCGCCACCTCGTATTCCGTGCATAACGTCCAGACCATTCCGTTCTACATCTGCTACTCGATGTTCGGCATGCAGCGCGTTCTCGACCTCTGCTGGGCGGCTGGCGACCAGCGCGCCCGTGGCTTCCTGATCGGCGGCACGGCCGGTCGCACCACGCTGAACGGCGAAGGCCTGCAGCACGAAGACGGCCACAGCCTGATCCTCTCCAACCTGATCCCGAACTGCATTTCCTACGACCCGACCTTCCAGTACGAAGTCGCCGTCGTGACCCAGGACGGCATGCGCCGCATGTTCCAGGAACAGGAAGACGTCTTCTATTACCTGACGGTAATGAACGAGAACTACGAGCACCCGGAAATGCCGGTCGGCGCCGAAGCCGACATCATCAAGGGCATGTACGCCTTCAAGAAGGGCGCCGAGTCGGCTGGTCCGCGCGTTCAACTGCTCGGTTCCGGCACCATCTTCCGCGAAGTCATCGCTGCCGCCGACCTGCTCAAGGCCGACTGGGGTGTCGAGGCGGACCTTTGGGGTTGCCCGAGCATGAATGAACTGGCGCGCAACGGTATCGATACCCAGCGCTGGAACATGCTGCATCCGCTCGAAGAGCCGAAACTGTCGCACGTCGAAGAAAAGCTGGCAGGCGCCAAGGGCCCGGTCATTGCCGCCACCGACTACATCAAGCTGTTCTCCGAGCAGATCCGTCCCTTCGTCAAGGCACCGTACGTCACGCTGGGCACCGATGGTTTCGGCCGTTCGGATACCCGCGAGAAGCTGCGTCATTTCTTCGAAGTCGATCGTCACTGGGTGACGCTGGCTGCCCTCAAGGCGCTGGCCGACAACGGCGAGATCAAGCGCGAAGTCGTCGCTGCCGCTCTGGTCAAGTACAACCTTGACCCGAACAAACCCAACCCGATGTCGGTTTAA
- a CDS encoding cytochrome c oxidase subunit 3 family protein — MTTAILLAEPPPVAESPLRIPGNKGIWAGITCEFVEFAVLFAVYFIARAHFPQAFHDGAQRLSVAAGTTITLLMITSSYFIACSVNAIRQDKHRSAIIWLVAGLVVALGYPVTKALEIDWNLAHGINGESGIFFTVYYYLTFTHLVHATWGILGILWVLARLSFRGYSSADYAGLEALACYWHATDIIWLIIFPLFYVLA; from the coding sequence ATGACCACCGCCATCCTCCTCGCCGAACCGCCCCCCGTTGCCGAAAGCCCGTTGCGCATTCCCGGCAACAAGGGCATCTGGGCCGGCATTACCTGCGAGTTCGTCGAATTCGCCGTGCTTTTCGCGGTGTACTTCATCGCCCGCGCCCATTTCCCGCAGGCCTTCCACGACGGCGCCCAACGCCTGTCGGTAGCCGCCGGCACGACCATTACGCTGCTCATGATCACGAGCAGCTACTTCATCGCCTGCTCGGTCAATGCCATCCGCCAGGACAAGCATCGCTCGGCCATCATCTGGCTGGTCGCCGGCCTGGTCGTCGCGCTCGGCTATCCGGTCACCAAGGCGCTCGAAATCGACTGGAATCTCGCGCACGGCATCAATGGTGAATCGGGCATTTTCTTCACCGTCTACTACTACCTGACCTTCACCCACCTCGTGCATGCTACCTGGGGCATCCTCGGCATTCTGTGGGTGCTCGCCCGGCTGAGTTTCCGCGGCTATTCGTCCGCGGACTATGCCGGCCTCGAGGCCCTGGCCTGCTACTGGCACGCTACCGACATCATCTGGCTGATCATCTTCCCGTTGTTCTACGTGCTGGCCTGA